From one Lotus japonicus ecotype B-129 chromosome 3, LjGifu_v1.2 genomic stretch:
- the LOC130744248 gene encoding uncharacterized protein LOC130744248, which yields MSEKVKGIREKLKIAQDRQKAYYDRRRKPLEFEARDHVFLRVNPITGIGRSIKSKKLTPKYLGPYQILRKVGTSAYQVALPPSLSNLHDVFHVSQTKKDIPDPSHVIKPEHIQLKENLTYTAEPKKILDRRMKQLRKKEIPLVKVAWSEGENEEATWELEEDMRRTYPQLFSILGCEFRGRNSQKGGESVTSHQPGNDLI from the coding sequence ATGTCAGAAAAGGTGAAAGGAATTAGGGAGAAGCTTAAGATAGCACAGGATAGGCAGAAAGCTTACTATGATCGTAGGAGAAAGCCTTTAGAGTTTGAAGCGAGAGACCATGTTTTCCTCAGAGTTAACCCAATTACAGGGATAGGAAGGTCAATTAAGTCGAAAAAGCTTACACCAAAATATTTAGGACCTTACCAAATCCTTAGGAAAGTAGGAACATCAGCCTACCAGGTGGCGCTACCGCCATCTTTGTCAAACTTGCACGATGTGTTTCATGTTTCCCAAACAAAGAAAGACATTCCCGACCCTTCTCATGTGATAAAACCTGAACATATACAACTCAAGGAGAACTTAACATACACGGCCGAACCTAAAAAGATATTGGATAGGAGGATGAAACAACTTAGGAAAAAGGAAATCCCATTAGTGAAAGTAGCTTGGAGTGAAGGGGAAAATGAGGAAGCTACTTGGGAATTAGAGGAGGATATGAGAAGGACATACCCTCAACTGTTTAGTATCTTAGGATGTGAATTTCGAGGACGAAATTCTCAAAAAGGAGGGGAGAGTGTAACATCCCACCAACCAGGTAACGACCTCATATGA
- the LOC130744249 gene encoding uncharacterized protein LOC130744249: MARAFEQLTAFLTEQAERAGNGGGHQPAEEDVYHGLDKFLKRDPPNFEGGYNPDGAYEWIRELDRIYETLVCADPRKVAFASYLLSGEARTWWTGVRGRITPAEGAITWEIFRNPFLKKYFPANTKGRKEMEFLELRQGMMSVGEYAAKFEELCRFHPYYSVAADETSKCDKFEYGLRPDIRTAVGHDQIRNFATLVEKCRIFEENEKSRKEYLRGKGVNKAPKKKEERRKPYFRPPEQVRN; the protein is encoded by the coding sequence ATGGCAAGAGCTTTTGAACAACTTACCGCTTTCTTGACCGAGCAAGCGGAAAGAGCTGGGAATGGAGGTGGACACCAACCAGCGGAAGAGGATGTCTACCACGGATTGGACAAGTTTTTGAAGCGAGATCCGCCAAATTTTGAAGGGGGTTACAATCCCGATGGAGCGTATGAGTGGATCCGAGAATTAGATAGGATTTATGAGACGTTAGTATGTGCTGACCCGCGTAAGGTTGcttttgctagttatttactttCAGGAGAAGCTAGGACATGGTGGACTGGAGTAAGAGGAAGGATAACTCCAGCGGAAGGAGCCATAACCTGGGAGATCTTTAGGAATCCATTTCTGAAAAAGTACTTCCCGGCGAACACAAAGGGGAGGAAAGAGATGGAATTCTTGGAGTTAAGGCAAGGTATGATGTCAGTAGGAGAGTATGCAGCTAAGTTTGAAGAATTGTGTCGGTTCCACCCGTATTATAGTGTAGCAGCTGATGAGACCTCAAAGTGTGACAAGTTTGAATATGGACTGAGGCCAGACATCAGGACTGCTGTGGGACATGACCAGATTCGGAACTTTGCTACTCTGGTAGAGAAGTGTAGGATTTTTGAGGAAAACGAGAAGTCTAGGAAGGAGTACTTGAGGGGAAAAGGTGTTAACAAGGCCccgaagaagaaggaagagagaagGAAGCCATACTTTAGGCCACCCGAGCAAGTGAGGAACTAG